From the genome of Rattus rattus isolate New Zealand chromosome 6, Rrattus_CSIRO_v1, whole genome shotgun sequence:
TCCTTTGGCTCCAACCTCTGGTAGTAGGACCTCTTGCCCATCTGTTACCACGTAGAAGAACAGGGACACCAAAGGGAAGGAAGGTGTACCTGAGGCCTAGGTGACCAAGGAACACAATAAAGCATCAGAAAAACATCCTTTTGAGAATCAGTTTTAGCAGGAATTACAAGAACTGTGGCAAACATACATCTGTCAATACTGAGGATAAGCAGACCCACCCAGTGGACTGCGTCTGAACAGGGTTCCTCTGGAAAATGACGGATGTTTTAGAATTATACATGGATTGTTTCATTTAATCTTTTGAGTTAGGTGTCACTGTTTTACAAACAAGGAAATGGCAGAGATTGTCAGCCAGCCTAGTGTCACTGCTGTCAACCTCCATTTCATACTGCATTTGCTgctgggaggggaggatggggacatCTGGGCTGAGCAAAGAAGATCCTAGTGTCCTGACCTGAGGCTCTACAGTCACTCTCCAGCTCCAATCCCCTCCGTGATGACCCCCAGGTCTCTTGACGAACTCAGTGGTGAGCCTTAAGGCCCCATCATAGATATGTTGCCGACCAAAGGAGAGTCCATCATGGAACTCCCAGCCATAGGGACCCACGCCGTCTCCTTGTTCGCATGTGTGCCTGAGCTTAGGAGGGGTCCCCGGAGTGGCGCCTTGCTGCGCCCACATCAGTCCTGGGAAGTAGAATGGCCACGTAAGTCAATAGATACTGTATTAACTCTGCGAAGACTGTTGAGTCCTCCCCACTCACCCGCCCCAGGGTTACCCGTGAGCAGTGGTTTGGGGCTGCGAGTCTTCATGCCGAAATAGACGTGTGGGCGATAGGTACCCCAGAAGAGTTCCGGGGCCACGGCAGGACTGGAGGAGTCCGGCGGCAGCGCTGACGGAGCGGGGTGCAGTGTGAGCGCGCGGCGCATACGGAGCCACGCCAGCACCCAGCGCCCCGACAGGCCGAAGGCCAGCGCCAAAACCACCACGGCCAGGGCCGCGCCGCCCCCGCCGAGCCGCGCGCCCCGCCAGCTCTGCCATCCCGCCGGCCCGCACCCCGCGCCCTCTCCAGCGGCCGCGCCCCCTCTGCGGCCGCAGCGCGCCGTCGCCTCTCGCCCCGGGCCATGCGGGCAGCCAGCACGCGCCCCGGCTGCCACCGTGCGGTCAGCGAACTGAGCCTTCGCCCCGCGCCTCCCTGAGCGCCCCGCCCCTGCCGGAAATCCCGCCCTACACGTCAGGTCCGGCCCCGAAACCCGGAAGCGCTGTGGCTGGTTGTACTCAGTATTGAGTACAGGACACAATCGGTGAAATGCGTCAGTGGGTGTGAGTtcaaggggaagaagagagaagcaatTGCATTCTGagccctttctgtttgttttgttttgttttgttttgttttgttaactaCTGATcgtggcctggagagatggctcagcggtaatGGCGCTCGCTCGTAAGGCTGACGACTTAAGTTTGATCCCCGTACCCACGTCgtggaagaaagagaacagacttccacaagttgtcttctgaccttcacgtCTGGCCTACATATAAGCATACACCATCTGACTTTCACGCGTATGCTGTAGATTGTGCGCACCTCACCttactttctctccctcccaccctctccctcctaccctctccctccctccctcctgttaaaaaaataacatccaggcgtggtggctctcagctttaatcctagtactcaggaggcagaggcaggaggatctccgtgAATTTGAGGCCgccctgggttacacagtgagaccatgctttaaaaaaaaaagtacgaaTAAGGAATGAAGCAGGAGACATGACTTGACGGTTAACATATTTGCTGCTCTTGCCGAGGAtatgagttcagttcctagcaccaacatggcaTCTTACAGATACGTCCGGATGATCTAAAGGCCTTTTATGACCCTGCACTTTCGTCCATAcacttaaaagtatttttctaaaaaatgatCATTCTAAGGCCAGTTTTCCCCTCTTTGGGGGGAtgtgtttgtttagattttcctCCAACTTGCTATATAAAGCCGCGTTGGTTGAGACCGCCTTGTGTTGTATTTATATGCCCAGACTGTCCCCAAGCTTGATGATAGCCTCAACCTCCAGGGTGTCAGAAGCTACTTGTACACATCACTGCCCAGATCTAATCTGGTAGCAGAAAATCGTGGCCTAGGAAATGTAAGTAACTGGATCCAAGCCACAGAGCTTCCCAGGGCTAGCTTATAAAACCCAACTGTATATGAATTAAGCTATATCACTATTCACACCCCAACTTCCATTCTTCTTGGAGTGGACTCTCAAGGAAGCCTAAGTAGGGTCTGTTTCTTTAAGCAGTCCTATGTCTTCAGACAAGTCTGTCTGTAACTCAgcctgtaattttatttattgattttttacaTTTAAGACAGTCTatatccctgactggcctggaaattGCTGTGTAGCCaaaaaatgactttgaacttctgaccctccagcctctgccttcccagtgctgggttacaaGCACACATGCCACTATTAGTGTATTCAGTGCTagccaagcactctgccaacAGCTACAGCCCATGCCTGTtcattcacccactcactcaACTTGTTCACTTAGAGTGCCAGAAGGAACCTGGGAACTTTTGCATGCTAGGCAGATACTGGTAGTAACACTTTTGAGAACTTTggacttttggtttcttttttaaaaaaaaatacatagaaatgttATAAGAATGTGCttccctggggttgggggtttagctcagcggtagagcgcttgcctagcaagcacaaggccctgggttcggtccccagttccggaaaaaaaaaaaaaatgtgctttccTTTTAATGCCAGGTATAGGGATATGGGCTGCTTTAGACTGACCATAGcagctatgatttgcctcatgctctagctgaaatgtggttttgccagctgcagataatttctgtgattgtgtgacatacagaattctgggaacttttcagaggatacATAAAGGTGGGTCCCCGAGAGGCAAGGTTGGTGGTGGTTGGCATTTGCGGGGTGTTAGTCACTGTTTGTTAGTCACTGTTAGTAgctgtggtcaaagaagaaacaaaaggaaaggaattagATTCGGGAGTATTCCTAATATCTCTATCCTTGTTTCTCTATCTATTGTTATTTACCACTGTGGTTTACTTTACCACTGAACTGTACCTCATCCTTCCCGCCATTCTTTTCTGGAACTCCAACTCTACCCTTTcctcatacctcaccacacctccatagaacatattcCCCCTCTCTTCATCTTTATATAAACACACCAGTCTTACTCTCTATCTTCCCGACAATACTTGAGCCAGTGGTTGCTTGTTCTGCCTCTTGTCCTACGGTAGACTTTAATCTTGTTTACAgtattcaagcagaaagctcttggattaaaggtgtgtgctaaggctgagccacaccacaactaaaaacctttttttcccagtaaataacacaatctcagggttcacagaatgatcaaatatcctgcaacacacaCCCCAGGCAGATATATTCTACAGCCTTCAGGGAGTTGTCTTTCTTAAAGGACGGTGGAGAGAGAGCCTCTAATACTCATTTAAGCAGGGAAGAGTTACAGATTACTTGGTGAACTGCACAGCCATTCTTAGCTGGGCATTCATTAAGCTCTCTGGCAGTGGCTgagggctatttttttttttttctcctcttgtaATTCACAATGAGGAACAAAGGTGCTGGTGGGAAGGTGGCCCAGTGATTTGAGCACTTGCTGGGAAAGCACCAGCTCACTTGGGACCCAGTCTGCCCACATAAAAGGCCAGGTGGGGTAGTatatgcctgtaacctcagcacttgggggatGGAGACAGGGATCCTGGGTGCTTGCTGGCTAGGTTAGCTGAGAAGGGTaaggtccaggttcagtgagagattttaTCTGGAAACCAGACAATGACAACAGAAACCCAAAACAGATGGAGCATGTTAGAGGAAAGTATCCAACCTTTGGTcatttatttaaaactaaaatttcttaaaagaatACTCATGTGGCTGTAGTAagagttttggttgttttttttttaatccagttaAATTTTTCTGATTCTCTCTGGATGCTCAAGATGTCAAAATGAGAATGTGGTGGGTCCTCCGGAGCAAAATTCCAGATTTGCCTGGATCTTCCAGTAGGAGCTGTGATCAACTATGCTGACAACACAGGAGCCAAAAACTTGTATATTATCTCTGTGAAAGGGAATCAAGGGGCAGCTGAAAAGACTTCCTGCTGCTGGTATGGGCAACATGATGACGGCCACAGTTCAGAAAGGCAAACCAGAACTAAGAGAAAAGGTAGTGgtagagctggagggatggctcagcggttaagagcactgactgctcttccagaggtcctgagttcaagtcccagcaaccacatggtggctcacaaacatttgtaatggcatccaatgcccttttctggtgtgtctgaagacaatgtattcatatatgctcatatacataaaatctttaaaaaaaaaaaaggtagtggTAATTCGGCAACAAAAGTCATGTGGAAGAAAAGGTGGGGTGTTTATTTTGAAGATAATGCAGGGGCCATAGCAAACAATAAAGTTGAGGTGAAAGGTTTTGCTGTCACAGATCCCATTGCAAAGGAGTGTGCAGACTTGTGGCCCAGGATTGCATCCAATGCAGGAAGCATTGCCTGACTCTCCAGTGTGTTTGTAACATATattcattaaaaagtaaaaaaataaaataaataaaattatgttttagtcCTAGGTATGGGGCAAGAGGCTGCTTCACGGCAGGTGATTATGAATTGCCTTGTGCACTAGCAGGGGTATGATTTTGCCCACTgcatagtttaattctggggactctggaaagGGCCTGTTGCAGCTGCTgttccctcctcctgctgctgctgctgcattcgCTATTGCTGGTTTGTTGGGTACTCTGATGCCGAACACTGGACTTGCCCCAAGAAACCCAAGAACCCTAATAAGCAGGAAGTAGCCTATAGAGGTCTATATCTCCTTTTCTGTccaatcttctctctctcctacataATGTTGGGGgattggaagggattagggtaaAAGAAATGTCAGGGATGTAGAAGTGTAAAAATaacctaataaaatagaaaaaaaaaaaaaagccaggtggcATGCATGAATAACTTTTTTGTACgttttttcctgatttatttttatgtgctttgatgtcttgcctacatgtatgtctgtgagagggtatcagatgccctacaacagttgtgaactgctatgtgggtgctaggaattgaacctgagtcatCTGAAAGAGTAGCTTGTGCTCTTAAACACGAAGCACTCCTCTGGGCCTGAAAAGATAACTTTTAATGCCATTTAACCCTCTAAAATGATTTCATGGTCACATTAATGGATGTTAACCAAAAACTTATTTCAGGGCTGTGGAAGTAAGCCACTACCTACCTGAAGAATGAGATGAGACGGCAGCAAAATAATTAGGGAAAACCACACTAGGCAGAATCAAAGTGGTACAGGGCAAGGAGTGAGAATGGAAGGTCTtactacacagaccaggctggcctccaggagGATGAGTAAGAATGGAAAGGTcttgctaagtagaccaggctggcctccaggagGATAAGAATGGAAAGGTCTTgctacacagaccaggctggcctcctgagtagctggaatAGTGCGTGCCAATAGATGGGGCTGGCTCCTCTTTCCTCTCAGTGCAGACAGACTGGTTGGCTATACCAGGAAAGGGAGGTAGAAGAGAAAACACTGAACTTCTAGCCTAGAAGGCTGAGCAGGGAAGTCAGATGAGCCAAGAGACTGTTCTACTTGAATGTTGGTGGCAATATGGAGGAAGTTGGCAGAAGGTAATCATAATCAGAAGATGGGattaaaccaaataaaaatgtagGGTTTAAATCCTGAGTTTAAAATGACGGCAGAATGGGTGGCTCCATGAGAGTGAATGGAGAGGGGACACTACTAAGAAAGGTGAGTACTGAAGGCCAAAGGTGGGGCATGGCtggaatcccaacactcaggagcctgaggcaggaaaattCTTTCACATTTTAGGCCACCGTGGTCTTCATACCAAGTTTTAGGTTAGCTCATGTAAGACCCTCTCTAAAAATCCAAGTGAACAACCTAAGAAAAACAGCATTCATttgacaataaatatttaattaaaatgtacgTGACAGACAGATTCAAATATGGTTaagcagtgagaaagaaaaattcaaattggTACGGACCCTTCACCACCCAATCTTATCTCGCCCTAGCAGCACTGTTGTTAGGGTTCTTGCTCAGTATCGTGACCTCCATGCAGCATTTAGAGTGATTAAGCCCAGCTCTTCTTAAACCACTGTCTTTAGTTTCAAGCCAACGTCGGTTGTTGGGATTCTTCTACAATGTCATCGGCGGGTACCCGTACCTGGGGCGACCTTGTCTGCGCTGGGTGCAGATGCTGCTGCGGCAGCGTTCCTAGCCCGAATGTGAGAGGCCAAGGCACTTAACATTTCCTGAGTGGTGAGGTGGGCTCCTCGCATAATCAGCCGATACCCATCTCCTGGGGAAGATGCAAAACGATGAGTAAGGGACCCGGAATATGTAGAGCTAGGGTCGCGCTCCGTCCTCGCCCACCAGTGTCCCTGTTTACCGAATAACACGTCCACGCAGGGCTCAGAGCCGTCATGCCTCACGTCGGCGATCACAGAGCAGTTGAGGTTGGTGGCGCGGACTTTCTCGCTGCTCACCGCCTGGAGAAAGGTCCTGCGGTGGGAGGGCAGGGTAAGCGCGTCCGGGGACCAGGGAACCTGGAGCAGGGACCAAGGTGTGCGCGCGAGGCAGGGAGGGCGGGACTGAGATGCCCAGGAACTCCGGGAGGGGGTCGAgggtgcgcgcgcacgtgtgggGAGCGCGGAcgcctcccacctccccagaacCTGTACCTTGTTGACTCCACGTTCTTCTCAAACGGGCAGAACTGAACTCGAACCAGCTTGACCGGCCGTAGTCCGAGCCGAGCCAAAGCCGCCGCCATGGTTACCTCCGCCCCGGAAGGAGTAGCACTGGGGATCCTTTTATTGAAACAGACTTCCGGTGGCCTCCGGGGTACTTCTCCCGGCTGCCCTCCGGGGCCGCCAAGGGGCCCAGAGTTGGTGGTCCGTAAATACTTTGGCCATTAGCAGTGTTCTGTGCCACACACAGCATAGGCAGTGAATGTGTAAGACCCCCCTACGTACGAAAACGCCCTTCAGCCTTTTCAGTGTCCTACCTACTAGATCTAGGTCAGCACCATCCTAAATCCTGGCTCCTTCCGTTGAGAGGACGATCACAGCAGGGATTGTCCACCCACCAGAAGGCAAGCTTTGCCCAGGTAGCAACAGCCAAAGCTTAAATGTCAAGGTCCTGCAGCCTAATGACtaaaagtagaaatgaagaaGGGGTAAGACAGGTCCCTCCACATGTAGAAATGTTTGCTTCCTCTGTGTTTCCTCATGAATTAACTTTAGCCTTGCTCCTGGGATTCAAGAGAAAGCAAGTAGCTTGCTTCCGTCTCCTGAGAGCTAACCCTGTAGACCCCCTTCTATTTCTAGCTCTAAGATGTCTCCATTGTTTCCGACTTTCAGATTTCAGGCTGTAGTTTGCCTATTACTCTGGATTGCAGATCCTAGGATGATCTGGGGTTCAATTCCAGACTCTAGTTTATGAACGTGTTTTATCAAGCACCCAGTTTTAAGCCTCTCTAACATACAGTTCATTGCCTGGGGCAGGGTTTGGAACTCCTGGCTCTGGTCAACTTAGGGTTCAGGACTTGTCCCTAGGCAAGAGAAAAAAGGCAGGTGCCAACGAGGGTGT
Proteins encoded in this window:
- the Mrpl53 gene encoding 39S ribosomal protein L53, mitochondrial; this translates as MAAALARLGLRPVKLVRVQFCPFEKNVESTRTFLQAVSSEKVRATNLNCSVIADVRHDGSEPCVDVLFGDGYRLIMRGAHLTTQEMLSALASHIRARNAAAAASAPSADKVAPGTGTRR